From Anopheles coluzzii chromosome 3, AcolN3, whole genome shotgun sequence, the proteins below share one genomic window:
- the LOC120957211 gene encoding opioid-binding protein/cell adhesion molecule encodes MMGNGATSLASCWTLLLFTLLLSCGLSHSFPEPFISTIDTDAPTVAPKFMTRGHLYKAIIGDSIELPCKVKDLGSYVLLWRRGTSVLTAANLMVTRDPRFKLVEGYNLQIANVKIQDAGDYICQIGDNESRDQVHTLEILVPPTIRVVPQNRQITARKGSTVTLECKASGNPVPAIYWHKKDAFSGSSHLSESPTLLLERVDRHHAGVYQCTADNGVRESVHVDIDVTVLSPPDITVEKTWVHASEGFDIDLVCIVHGDVNSEMLWYQNSFLLDPTDRRSMYSRGDKYTLNIRNFQQSDFGNYSCVADNALGRTKKYIEVSGRPGPAAFQSPAYSNYLDRYNLTYTIESIPPLDEIKLLYRKLMMNETYQHPGSWEDTILVPTLTRSDPTHFIMSHVIRGLSPNSVYEVMIQARNVHGWNEISDIHQFYTRNFDLTPNELEFVMSSISNSGYRKPFSSELSVRMLATCFMLVLLSFSLANR; translated from the exons GATTAAGCCACAGCTTCCCGGAGCCATTTATTTCAACAATTGATACTGACGCACCAACCGTCGCACCGAAATTTATGACTCGAGGGCATCTCTACAAGGCTATCATCGGCGACTCGATCGAGCTGCCGTGCAAAGTAAAGGATCTGG GGTCGTACGTGCTGCTGTGGCGTCGGGGGACCTCGGTGCTTACGGCGGCTAATTTAATGGTGACACGTGATCCAAGATTCAAGCTGGTCGAGGGCTACAACCTGCAGATAGCGAACGTGAAAATCCAGGACGCCGGTGATTATATCTGTCAGATCGGCGATAACGAAAGCCGGGACCAGGTCCACACGCTCGAGATACTGG TACCACCCACCATACGCGTGGTGCCCCAGAATCGACAAATCACCGCCCGGAAGGGCAGCACGGTCACGCTGGAATGCAAAGCGTCGGGCAACCCGGTGCCGGCCATCTACTGGCACAAGAAG GACGCGTTCAGTGGATCGTCGCACCTGTCGGAAAGCCCAACACTGCTGCTGGAGCGTGTCGATCGCCACCATGCCGGTGTGTACCAGTGTACCGCGGACAACGGCGTCCGGGAATCGGTCCACGTCGACATCGATGTCACGGTTCTGT CACCGCCGGACATTACCGTCGAGAAGACGTGGGTTCATGCCAGCGAGGGCTTCGACATCGATCTCGTATGCATCGTGCACGGTGACGTGAACTCGGAG ATGCTGTGGTACCAAAACTCCTTCCTGCTGGATCCAACCGATCGGCGGTCGATGTACTCCAGGGGCGACAAGTACACGCTGAATATTCGCAACTTCCAGCAGTCCGATTTCGGCAACTATAG CTGCGTTGCCGACAATGCCTTGGGCCGGACGAAAAAGTACATCGAAGTTTCCGGCCGCCCCGGCCCGGCCGCGTTCCAGTCGCCGGCGTACAGCAACTATCTGGATCGGTACAATCTCACCTACACGATAGAGTCGATCCCACCGCTGGACGAGATAAAGCTACTGTATCGAAAGTTGATG ATGAACGAAACATATCAACATCCGGGCAGCTGGGAGGACACCATTTTAGTGCCAACATTAACCAGATCCGATCCTACACATTTTATTATGTCGCATGTGATAAGAGGGCTCTCGCCGAACTCCGTCTACGAGGTAATGATTCAGGCGCGGAACGTGCACGGCTGGAACGAG ATTAGTGACATCCATCAATTCTACACGCGAAACTTTGACCTTACACCGAACGAGCTGGAATTCGTGATGAGCTCAATCTCCAACAGTGGCTACCGGAAGCCGTTCTCCTCGGAGCTGAGTGTTAGGATGCTTGCCACTTGCTTCATGCTTGTTCTGCTCAGTTTTTCTCTTGCAAATCGTTAA
- the LOC120957213 gene encoding proton-coupled amino acid transporter-like protein pathetic, whose product MEKNVPAPEGVELLAVKSDGSQITAPSQYDPHKYRDVSNPTSTLGTFVHVMKSALGIGILSVPYAFKNGGLVFGVFGAFLFAMLCSHSAHILVSTSYKICKKERIPVLGFAETVEKACANGPASVRALGTALRNIIDWYLMLTTVVVFIVFVGTTLREVVNYRTGWDWSDRTYILLVGVPILFITQIREIKYLVPFSAIAGFLILANIVISLVFIFQEPLSLENRRMLPTASTVAPYMGIVYFALDATCLIFPLENQMRHPQHYLGCPGIVNLNYLCLAILYSFFGAVGYIRYGDDVESSIILNFPTENVLVSCVQVLSAVAVLFSIGLIFYVPTEIAWKKLHTRVPKRWNGVAQSGLRLGMLAVNIAAACGIPHLGTFMGLLGAVLNPILALWIPIVVDTVYRWPNDFGRLRWRLVKNFALCCFGLFLLVTGTISSVNNIIALYN is encoded by the exons ATGGAGAAGAACGTTCCCGCTCCGGAAGGCGTTGAACTGTTGGCGGTCAAATCGGATGGAAG CCAAATCACAGCGCCGAGCCAGTACGATCCACACAAATACCGGGATGTGTCGAATCCCACCTC CACGCTCGGCACGTTCGTGCACGTCATGAAGTCGGCCCTCGGCATCGGCATCCTTTCCGTGCCGTACGCGTTCAAGAACGGCGGGCTCGTGTTTGGCGTGTTCGGTGCGTTCCTCTTCGCGATGCTCTGCTCGCACAGCGCGCACATACTG GTCAGCACGTCGTACAAGATTTGCAAGAAGGAGCGCATACCGGTGCTCGGGTTTGCCGAAACGGTGGAAAAAGCGTGCGCCAACGGTCCGGCCAGCGTGCGAGCGCTCGGCACGGCGCTACG CAACATCATCGATTGGTACCTGATGCTGACGACGGTCGTCGTGTTTATCGTGTTCGTTGGCACCACGCTGCGCGAGGTGGTCAACTACCGCACCGGGTGGGACTGGAGCGACCGCACGTACATActgcttgtcggcgtgccgaTCCTGTTCATCACGCAGATACGCGAGATCAAGTATCTGGTCCCGTTTTCGGCCATCGCCGGCTTTCTTATCCTCGCCAACATCGTCATCTCGCTCGTGTTTATCTTCCAAGAGCCGCTGTCGCTGGAGAACCGGCGCATGCTGCCGACCGCATCAACGGTCGCACCATACATGGG CATCGTGTACTTTGCGCTGGACGCTACGTGTCTCATATTCCCGCTGGAAAATCAGATGCGTCATCCGCAGCACTATCTCGGCTGTCCCGGCATCGTCAACCTGAACTACCTCTGTCTGGCCATCCTGTACAGCTTCTTCGGTGCCGTCGGCTACATCCGGTACGGCGATGACGTGGAAAGCTCCATCATACTTAACTTCCCCACCGAAAACGT GCTGGTTTCGTGCGTACAAGTGCTGTCGGCCGTTGCTGTGCTATTTTCCATTGGGTTGATTTTTTACGTCCCCACCGAGATTGCCTGGAAGAAGCTGCACACGCGCGTACCGAAACGGTGGAACGGGGTGGCCCAGAGCGGGCTGCGGCTGGGCATGCTGGCAGTGAACATAGCGGCCGCCTGCGGCATTCCTCATCTCGGTACGTTTATGGGACTGCTGGGGGCCGTACTGAACCCCATCCTGGCCCTGTGGATACCGATCGTGGTCGATACGGTGTACCGGTGGCCGAACGATTTCGGCCGGCTGCGGTGGCGCTTGGTGAAGAATTTCGCACTCTGCTGCTTTGGACTGTTTCTACTGGTGACCGGTACCATTTCCAGCGTAAACAACATCATCGCACTGTACAACTGA